The segment TTCTGACCGCAGAATGAATCCCATCTGCTACGATCAAATAGTCAGTATCATATCGACTACCATCCTCAAAGTTCAATGTTGTTTTATTTGGTTCAATGTCAACATCTGTAAGTTTTTTGCCTAACAGGACAGTGGATGAATCTAATTGGGAGAGCAAAAATTGCTGCAAGTCTGCTCGATGAATGGTGCAGAGTGATGAGAATCGGCCTTGACTATTGTCTGTCTGTTTGATCGGGTTGCCCTTATGGTCAAGAATGGCAAAACCTGGTAATAAATTGCCTCTTTGACAGATCTCATCATGGATACCCAATACCTCAAATGCCATCAGGGCATTTTTGCTCAGTCCCAAACCTGCTCCGATGGGTTTTATTTCTGGACTGCTTTCAAAAATGGTCGCTTGGATACCTATTTGTTGGAGCGCAAGGGCAGTAGTCAATCCTGCTATTCCTCCTCCTAAGATGCTTACGGTCTTGTGTTTCATAGTGAAGGCAAAATTCTTTATTGACCACTACAATTGCCTTTACATATGTTAAATAATGCTACTGGACTCCTGCACGGATTCTGCTGATACTCACTTGTGTAGTCCCTAGATAGGATGCGATGTAGTGCAAAGGACATCTGTTGGTGATTCCTGGATATTTTTTCTCCATGAGATCGTATCTTTCTTTTACAGAGTAAAAACGTAGACTTTCGATTCTCTCCTGTTCGTCGAGCAAGGCATAGGAGGTGATGATTCTGGTGGCATGTTCTAGAGAGTGGTGTTTGGCACAGCATGCTTCAAACGCTGCGGCATCAAAGTGGTATATGTCGGATGCTTCGATGAGGTGGATTCCTTTGTGGCTGGGTTGTCCTGTGAATAGGCTGGGTACCGCTCCGATGAACTGCCCATCTATGGCGAAATAATCAGTCACATCCTTGCCGTCATGGTAGTAATAGGCTCTTGCCAGCCCTTTGTGGATGTAAAACATGGATTTGGCCTTTTTGCCAATTTCTAGCAGTGTGGTGTTTTTGGAGAAATGAT is part of the Reichenbachiella agarivorans genome and harbors:
- a CDS encoding Crp/Fnr family transcriptional regulator, with protein sequence MNPILTLFGQIAALDDKALTDFSQIIRFDHFSKNTTLLEIGKKAKSMFYIHKGLARAYYYHDGKDVTDYFAIDGQFIGAVPSLFTGQPSHKGIHLIEASDIYHFDAAAFEACCAKHHSLEHATRIITSYALLDEQERIESLRFYSVKERYDLMEKKYPGITNRCPLHYIASYLGTTQVSISRIRAGVQ